In Telopea speciosissima isolate NSW1024214 ecotype Mountain lineage unplaced genomic scaffold, Tspe_v1 Tspe_v1.0298, whole genome shotgun sequence, a genomic segment contains:
- the LOC122647949 gene encoding uncharacterized isomerase BH0283-like isoform X2, producing the protein MVKRPVKYSQVDAFTDTAFKGNPAAVCLLEKEEEQDEKWMQAVAAEFNISETCFLTPISSTQSDANDHSVTRFHLRWFTPLVEVKLCGHGTLASAHFLFAYRIARTDVIEFVTLSGVLIAKRIPTGSNVDASKFSDGYPEEHFSIELDFPTIPVLECESADIPSLPETLNGAPVVNISKTAEASGGDLYVELSSGKTVADLKPQLDEIRKCPARGLIVTGPAPDGSGFDFFSRFFSPKMGINEDPVCGSVHCALVPYWSKKLGKCDLVAYMASPRGGVLELHLDETNQRVLIRGKAVTVMEGSLLA; encoded by the exons ATGGTGAAGCGTCCCGTGAAGTACTCT CAGGTGGACGCGTTCACTGACACGGCGTTTAAGGGAAACCCAGCGGCAGTGTGTTtgttggagaaagaagaagagcaagatGAGAAATGGATGCAAGCTGTTGCCGCGGAATTCAACATTTCCGAAACTTGTTTCTTGACTCCGATTTCCTCTACCCAATCGGATGCTAATGACCATTCTGTCACGCGATTCCACCTCCGCTGGTTTACTCCTTTAGTTGAG GTCAAGCTTTGCGGTCATGGAACCTTGGCATCTGCACATTTTCTCTTTGCATACAGGATAGCAAGAACAGATGTTATTGAGTTTGTCACACTATCCGGAGTTCTGATTGCTAAAAGGATTCCTACAGGAAGCAATGTGGACGCGTCAAAGTTCTCAGATGGCTACCCAGAAGAGCACTTCTCTATAgaattagacttccctacaatTCCTGTGCTTGAGTGTGAATCTGCAGATATTCCATCACTTCCAGAAACCCTGAATGGCGCTCCTGTGGTCAATATAAGTAAAACAGCTGAAGCCAGTGGTGGTGACCTCTAT GTCGAGCTCTCATCCGGAAAGACTGTTGCAGATTTAAAACCACAATTGGATGAGATACGAAAATGTCCTGCTAGAGGGCTCATTGTTACAGGGCCTGCTCCCGACGGATCTGGATTTGATTTCTTCAGTCGCTTTTTTAGTCCAAAGATGGGAATTAATGAG GATCCTGTTTGTGGAAGCGTACATTGTGCTTTAGTGCCCTATTGGAGTAAAAAGCTGGGAAAATGTGATCTTGTTGCATACATG GCATCTCCAAGGGGTGGAGTACTGGAATTGCATTTAGATGAGACAAACCAGAGAGTACTGATTCGAGGCAAAGCTGTTACTGTCATGGAAGGTTCCTTATTAGCATAA
- the LOC122647949 gene encoding uncharacterized isomerase BH0283-like isoform X1 has protein sequence MVKRPVKYSVVDAFTDTAFKGNPAAVCLLEKEEEQDEKWMQAVAAEFNISETCFLTPISSTQSDANDHSVTRFHLRWFTPLVEVKLCGHGTLASAHFLFAYRIARTDVIEFVTLSGVLIAKRIPTGSNVDASKFSDGYPEEHFSIELDFPTIPVLECESADIPSLPETLNGAPVVNISKTAEASGGDLYVELSSGKTVADLKPQLDEIRKCPARGLIVTGPAPDGSGFDFFSRFFSPKMGINEDPVCGSVHCALVPYWSKKLGKCDLVAYMASPRGGVLELHLDETNQRVLIRGKAVTVMEGSLLA, from the exons ATGGTGAAGCGTCCCGTGAAGTACTCTGTG GTGGACGCGTTCACTGACACGGCGTTTAAGGGAAACCCAGCGGCAGTGTGTTtgttggagaaagaagaagagcaagatGAGAAATGGATGCAAGCTGTTGCCGCGGAATTCAACATTTCCGAAACTTGTTTCTTGACTCCGATTTCCTCTACCCAATCGGATGCTAATGACCATTCTGTCACGCGATTCCACCTCCGCTGGTTTACTCCTTTAGTTGAG GTCAAGCTTTGCGGTCATGGAACCTTGGCATCTGCACATTTTCTCTTTGCATACAGGATAGCAAGAACAGATGTTATTGAGTTTGTCACACTATCCGGAGTTCTGATTGCTAAAAGGATTCCTACAGGAAGCAATGTGGACGCGTCAAAGTTCTCAGATGGCTACCCAGAAGAGCACTTCTCTATAgaattagacttccctacaatTCCTGTGCTTGAGTGTGAATCTGCAGATATTCCATCACTTCCAGAAACCCTGAATGGCGCTCCTGTGGTCAATATAAGTAAAACAGCTGAAGCCAGTGGTGGTGACCTCTAT GTCGAGCTCTCATCCGGAAAGACTGTTGCAGATTTAAAACCACAATTGGATGAGATACGAAAATGTCCTGCTAGAGGGCTCATTGTTACAGGGCCTGCTCCCGACGGATCTGGATTTGATTTCTTCAGTCGCTTTTTTAGTCCAAAGATGGGAATTAATGAG GATCCTGTTTGTGGAAGCGTACATTGTGCTTTAGTGCCCTATTGGAGTAAAAAGCTGGGAAAATGTGATCTTGTTGCATACATG GCATCTCCAAGGGGTGGAGTACTGGAATTGCATTTAGATGAGACAAACCAGAGAGTACTGATTCGAGGCAAAGCTGTTACTGTCATGGAAGGTTCCTTATTAGCATAA